From the Streptomyces sp. Sge12 genome, the window AACATCTGCCGCTGCGGTACCTACTTCCGCATCCGGGAGGCCATCCGCAGCGCGGCACGCCGGATGTGAGTGGCGGCGGGATCCCGTGGCTTCCCCCGTGTCCGATCGCATCGAAGCCGCCGGGATCCTGCCGCTCGTCCGACAACCTACGTGCGGGCGGCGGCGTGCGCAGGGTTCGTCCTGCCCAGTGACCGGGCGAGACCGGTATCACAGCGCACAGTGTGCGGCGGGTGGTTGAATGCGGCCGTGTCCCGGTCCGACGACATCCTCAAGGTCCACCGGCTCGCCCACGCCGGCGGATCGGCCGCGCTGCTGGAGTGGCTCGCCTCCCACCTCGGAGGATGGGTCGCGGTGGTGGACCCCGAGGCGGAGCACGGTTCGGCCCCCGAGGCCGCCGTGCGCGGCGCCGCCGAGCTCGGCGCCCGCGGCGTACGGTCGGCGGTCCTGCACGGCGCCGACTGCGCGACCCTGCTCTTCGCACTCGACGGCAGGCGCGCGCTGGCCGCCGTACTGGAGCAGCCCCACCACCCCGACGCGCCCGCACTCCTCGCGGACGCCGCCGTCCCGCTGGGCCTCGTCCTGCGCGCCGAGGAGGCCGGGCGGCGGGAGGAACGGGTCCGGCGCGCCGAGGGGCAGGCCCGCGAGGCCGTCCTCCACCTGCTGATGAACGGCTGGTTGTCCACCGCCCACCAGATCGCGGGCACGCTGGGCCCCGCACTGCCCGACCCGATGCGGATGTACGTCGTCGAATGCCCGACGGGACGGCGCGCCGAAGTCGCCCGGCTCTGCCGGGAACTGACGGACGGCCGGGCCTGGATCGTGCGCTGCCCGGTCTACGTGCGCCACCTCATCGTGCTCGCCCCGCCCGCCCCGGCCGCGGGGGCCGCCTCCGGCGACCCGCTGGCCGAAGCGCTGGTGGAGGGGGCCCGGGACTGCGCGGTCGGGGTCAGCGGGGAACTGGCCCTGCGCGAGGCCCCGACCGCCTACACCCAGGCCTTCCACGCACTGGCCGTCGCCCGCGGGAGCGCCGATCGGCACGCCCGGTTCGGGCCCGGCCCCGAACTGGCGCTCGCCGCGCACGAGGCGGGAGCCGCCTGGGCCGAGGCGCTGCTCGCGCCCCTGCACACGTACGCGCCCCGGCGCCCGCAGGACCCCGGCGGGCAGGAGCTGCGGGCCACCGCCCACGCCTGGCTGAACTTCACCTCGCACGCCACGCGGCTCCTGAAGGTCCACCGCAACACCCTGGCGGCCCGGCTCCGACTGATCGAGGCGCTGCTCGGCCTGGACCTCGCGCGCCTGGCGGACCAGGCGGCGCTCTCCCTGGCCCTGCGGCTGACCTCGGGAGCGGGTCCAGGGCCAGGGGCAGGGGCGGGGCCGGGGGTCCGGGCGGGCGCGGGGAGCGGCGGCGCCCCGGGGACCGCCGCCCCCGGCCTCGACGACGTGCTGCGCGATCCGCGCCTGACCGACTGGGCCCGTGCCCATCTGAGCGGGCTGAGCGGTCCGGACGCCCCGCCGGGAGCCCGGGACACGGTCCGCACCTGGCTGGCGCACGACGCCCAACTCGTCCCGGCGGCCGCGGTACTGGGCGTCTCCGTCCCGGGCGCCCGCAAGCGGCTGACCCGCATCGAGGCACTGCTGGAGCGTTCCCTGCTGCAGTCCCCCAGTGCCCGGCACGACCTGTGGCTGGCGCACCGGGCGGAGGAGCTCGCCGGGTGACACAAGCCCCAGAAGGGCTGATCGCCGACAAGAATGGACGATCATGCCCGAATGAGGCGTATCAATGCGAAACGCGTGCTGGTCGGCGAACCCCTCGACACCGCCCGACTGGGCGAGACCCTGCTGCCCAAGCGGCTCGCCCTGCCGATCTTCTGCAGCGACCCGCTCTCCTCCGTGGCCTACGCCACCGAGGAGATCCTGCTGATCCTCGCCCTCGGCGGCGTCGCACTGCTGCACCTCACCTGGTACGCGGCCGCCGCCATCGTCTTCCTGCTCATCGTCGTCGTCGCCTCGTACCGGCAGACCTGCCACGCCTATCCCGGCGGGGGCGGCGCCTACGTCGTCAGCGCGGAGAACCTCGGGCAGACCGCCGCGCTCACCGCCGCCAGCGCCCTCCTCGTCGACTACGTGATGACCGTCGCCGTCTCGGTCGTGTCCGGCGTCTCCGCGATCACCTCGGCCATTCCCGCACTGAACGACCACGAAGTGGCCCTGTCCGTCGCCTTCGTGGTGCTGCTGACCCTGATGAACCTGCGCGGCGTACGGGAGTCGGGCCGCGTCTTCGCCATCCCCACCTACGGCTTCGTCCTCGTCATCTACCTCATGTTCGCCGTCGCGGCCGTCCGCCTCGGCACCGGCGACACCATCCGCGCCGAGTCCGCCGACCTCCCCATCATCCCGGTCGACACCTACACCGGACTCGCCCTGGTGTTCCTCACGATGCGGGCCTTCGCCTCCGGGTGCACCGCCCTCACGGGCGTCGAGGCGATCAGCAACGGCGTACCCGCCTTCCGCAAGCCCAAGGCCAGGAACGCGGCGACGACGCTCGCGGCGATGGGCGTGCTCTCCGTGACGATGTTCGCCGGCATCACCGCCCTCGCCATGTCCTACCAGGTGCACGTGGCGGCCGACCCCACCGAACTGGGCCTGCCCCCGGGCACCGCGACCTCCACCGCCCTCGCCCAGATCGGCCGTGCCACCTTCGGCAGCTGGCACTTCCTCTTCTACCTGCTCCAGGCCGTCACCGCCGGCGTGCTGATCCTCGCCGCCAACACCGCCTTCAACGGCTTCCCGATGCTCGCCTCGATCCTGGCCAGGGACCGGTACGCGCCCCGCCAGCTCTACAACCGCGGCGACCGGCTCGTCTACTCCAACGGCGTCGTCCTGCTCGCCCTCGCCGCCATCGCCCTCATCGTGGCCTTCGACGCCGAACTGACCCGCCTCATCCAGCTCTACATCATCGGGGTCTTCGTCTCCTTCACGCTCTCCCAGTCGGGCATGGTCCGGCACTGGCGGAAGGTGCTCGCCTCACCCGCCACCCCGCGCGAGGAGCGCATCCACATCCACCGCAGGCTCGCCATCAACGCGGTCGGCGCGACCCTGACCGCCCTGGTCCTGATCATCGTGCTGCTCACCAAGTTCACGCACGGCGCCTGGCTGGTCGTCATCGCCATGCCGCTGCTCTTCCTGGGGATGAAGGGCGTCCGCCGCCACTACGAGCAGGTCGCCCGGCAGGTCGCCATCGCCCCCGACGCCACCCCGCGCAGGCCCGCCCACCACCACGTCCTCGTCCTGGTCGCCGCCGTGCACGCCCCGACGCTCAAGGCCATCGGCTATGCGCAGGGGCTGCGCCCCGACACCCTGACGGCGGTCACCGTCGCGGCGGACGAAGCGGAGGCCACCCGGCTGCGCGAGGCGTGGGCCGAGCATGACACCGGCCTTCCGCTGAAGATCCTGCACTCCCCGTACCGGGAGGTGGTGGGCCCGATCCTGGCCCATGTCGAGGAACTGGCCGCCGACACCGCAACGGACATGCTGTCCGTGGTGATCCCCGAGTACGTGGTGGGCCACTGGTGGGAGCAGCCCCTGCACAACCAGAACGCCCTGCGGCTCAAGGCGCGGCTGCTGTTCACCCCGGGCGTCGCGGTGATCGACGTGCCGTACCTCCTGGAGTCGGCGCGATCCGCTGATCCGGTACGGCGGGACGGCTAGCCGTCTCCGCGGCGGCGCGCTGGAGCACCGCCGAGTGCGCCAGCGCCAACTCCACCACGTGCCGCGGGTCGGACAGCGAACGGCCGGTCAGCTGCTCCAGCCGGCGCAGCCGGTTGGAGACCGTGTTGCGGTGGCAGTACAGCCGCTGCGCGGCGTACGAGGTCGAACCCCGGCAGGTCAGCCAGGTGCCCAGGGTGGTCAGCAGTGTCCGCCGGTCCTCCGCGGGCAGCGCGAGCACCGGGCCAAGCACCACCTGGCGCAGCCGGCCCGCGAGTTCGGCCTGGCCCGCGACCAGGGCCGCCGGCAGCCGTTCGTCCAGCAGTGCGGTGCCCGGGCCCTCGGCCTCAGGGGCGGTGCGCAGCGCGAGGGCGGCCAGCCGGTGGGCCCGGGCCAGCTCGGCCGGCGTCCCGACGACCGGGCCGACCCCCGCGCGCACCCCGAGGGGCGCGAGGAGGTCCCGTACCGACTCCAGCGGATGGTGGCCGAGCTCCACCAGGCCGATCTCCCCGTCGGCGCGGACCCGCCACAGCACGCGCGGCGCGGAGGCGCTCCTCCCGGTGCCGGCGGTGTGCACCCCGGAGCCGTCGCCGGCCAGGACGACCACGGCGAAGCGGCCCCGCTCCGGCAACCCCAGCTGGACCGCGGCGGCTTCCGCATCGGCCGTGCCCGACGGCCCGCCGGCGCCGTCGAGCAGGACGTCCAGCAGGGCGGCCCGGCGCTCCCGGTCCCGATCGCCGTGCGCGGCCTCCGTGCGGTGATACGACTCGGTCACGGCGTCCGTCATCTGGTCCAGTACGTCCCACAGCGCCGCCGCTCCCGGCAGCAGCCGGGGCAGCGCCGCCCGGTCGTGGGCGGCCACCGCTTCGGTCAGGCTCTGCCAGAGCAGCCGGCCGCCACGGCGGTAGGTGCGCAGCAGGGAGGCGAGCGGCAGGCCCTGTTCGGCGCGGAGCGCACCGATGGCCCGGGCCTCGGCGAGCTCCACCGGCAGGCCGCGCGAGCTGCGCGTCAGGCCCTCGACGGCCTGGCGCAGGTGGTGGTGGATCCGCTCGCGCAGCTCGGCCCGGCCCAGCAGGGCGGCGTAGGCGGGGTCTTCGGTCAGCGTCCGGTCGGCGAGCCGGTCCGCCGCCACGGCGATCCGGCGGGACAGGTCCTCGCGTATCTCCTCGATGATCCGCTCCATGACGCGCAGCCTGACACGGGGGAGGGGGCGGTGGGGAGGGCCCGGACCGGCCGCGTCCGCTACCGTGACCGAAGCACTGCACTTGCAGTGCTCACCGGAACTGCCCCCTCCACCCCCTGGGACCCGCTCATGCGCCAGAACCCGCAGCGCCGCTCCGCGCTGCTCGACGCCGCCATCGAAGTCCTGGCGCGCGAGGGCTCGCGCGGGCTGACCCTGCGCGCCGTGGACGCCGAAGCGGGCGTGCCCACGGGCACCGCGTCGAACTACTTCGCCAACCGGTCCCAGCTGCTCGTCCAGATCCTGCACCGCACCCGGGAGCGGCTGGTGCCGGACCCGGCGGACCTCGCCGGCACGCCGGACACCGCGGTCCTGCTCGCCCGGCTCCTGGAACGGATGCGGCGCGAGCGCAGTGTGCACATCGCGATGCTGGAACTGCGGCTGGAGGGCACCCGGCGCCCCGAGCTCCAGACGGAGCTCGCCGCCTTCCAGGGCCTGGAGCTGGAGGCCAACATCACCTGGCACCTGGACGCGGGTCTGCCCGGGGACCGGCAGGGCGTGGTCCTGATGTACCTGGCGATGCTCGGCCTGATCGTGGACGACCTGACCGCACCCGCGATGCTGGAGGCACACCCGGCGCAGGGGCTCATTGAAACGATGGTCGAGCGCCTCCTCCCGGAGAAGCCCGCGGAATGACTATCGTGCCGGTGAACAAGCACCGGCGGGGTGGGGAAACCGTGGAGAGTGCGGACATGGCGGATATCGCGGACATTGAGGGCCTCAGGGAAATATCGGATGTCGCAGAGGATGCGGCGGACGGGATCCGGTGGCTGGCCGACTGGGACCAGTGGTTCGCCGGTCTGACCTTCGCCCGGGGCATAGGCCCCGACGAACTCGCCGCACGCCTCGGGGCCCTGCCCGGGGTGCGGCCCGGGCCGCTGGGCGCGGCGGCCGCCTGGAGCCTGGTCGCCGAGACCGTGGACGGTGACGGCGTGGCCCGCGTCGGCCGGTGGGGCGGCTGGTCCTTCGCCGTCGAACACGGCCTGCCGGCCGGAGCGGAACGGCTCGCCGAGGTCTCCCGGGACGGGGTCGAGGCCGTCCACCTCGACCCGCAGCCCGATCATCCGCCCAAGCAGTTCGCGTACGCCCGGGACGGCGAGCTGGTGTGCTGCTTCGGCCTCGGCGAGGAGGTCTGGCGCGGCGGACACCGCCCGGACTTCCTGCTCCCGGAACTGATCGCCGCCGGCATCCTCACCCCGCAGGGCGCGTGCGCCCGGCCGGCCGACGAGGCGGAGGGGGACCGCGACCGGCGCGTCCTCGCCGTTCTGGAACGCCGCTTCGGACTGTCCGTGCCGCGCCGCCTGATCGCGGACACCCCGCTCCCGGCGTACGTGACCTGCACGCGATAGGGGGCGTGCGATGGCCGTTCGCCGCCCGCCCGGGCTTCAGGATGCGGTGATCTTATGCTCAGGTTTACGCGAGTCCCGCTGGTCTTGCGCCCGATGAGCGACTTTGATGGGTTCGCCAGGCCTCGTACCGAAGCAGGGGGACCAGCCATGGGCGCCGACCACAGTCAGGCCGACCACAGTCAGAAGGACAGCACACCCACCCTGATCGGTTCCGTGCAGCGCGCGCTGCGCCTCCTGGAAGCGATGTCCGCGGAGGGCGGTGCGACGGCCAAACGGCTGGCCCGGCTCACCGGGATCCCCCTGCCCACCGTCTACCACCTGCTGCGCACCCTCAGCCACGAGGGCTACGTGCTGCGCGAGGGAGGGTCGTTCCGCCTCGCGGACGATCTTCCGCTCGCCTCGTGATCAGATTCCGACGCGTTCCGGCCAAGCTCTCGCACCCTTCCTGGCATGTTCCAGCGGAAAATGCCAGAACGCCCTTTCGTACTGTGGAACTTGAGTAAGTTCCCTCCTGTCGCGCCGTACCACCGTGCACCCAGCACGTCCGGCCGGGAGGGGAGCCCGCGTGCCCGGGATCGACGAATGCCTGCTCGAAGCCATGGCCCTGCCTGGTGCGCGGGGGGCCGCGCTGGTCGACTGGAGCAGCGGACTGGCCCTCGGCACCGCCGGGGAATCACCCGTGGGTGACCACGAGACCACCGCCGCCGAGACCGCCGAACTGGCCCGGGCGGCCGCCGAGTACGAGTCCTTCGCCCCCGTGGAGACCGACTCGGCACACGGAGGCGGAGCCGTACCCTCCGCCGGTTCGTCCGCCGGCTTACCGGCCGGCCCGCCCGTCGAGGATCTGATCGTCACCACCCGCACTGGATACCACGTACTGCGCTTCGTCGAGACGAGCTTCGACAGCAGCGTATTCCTGCACCTGTGGCTCGACCGTGCGGACGGCAACCTCGCCCTCGCGCGCCACAGGCTCCGCGCCCTGGCCGAGGGACTGGTGCTCAGATGACCACCCAGGTCGCGGCCGTGAACGCGAACGCCCTCGCCGCTGTCTCACCCCTACTCACCCGACTCGCCGCGGAGCGCGCCACCGGCGCCCTGCTCCGCGACCGCGGCACCCTCTTCCTGGAGGACGGCCGCATCGTGCACGCGGAGAGTCCGGCCACCCCCGGCCTCGACGTACTGCTCACCACCGGCGGCGGCCTCGCGCCCGAGCGGTGGCGGGAGGCGGTGGACCGGGCCGGCGCCCGCCGCCAGGTCGCCCGCTTCCTCGTGGACAGCGGCGGGCTCGCCGGCGGGGAGCTGGAGATATGCCACCTCGCCGCCATCTTCGACGCCGCCTTCTTCGCACTCTCCCCGGGCAGCGGACCCTCCCGGTTCCGCCGCGGGGCCACCCACTGGATAGGCTCCGTCCGCTCCGTTCCCGCCGCCGCCGTCGAGCGCGAGACCCGCCGTCGCCGGGACCTGCTCGACGCGGTCTGGCCGTACCCCCTGCTCGACACCTCGCCGGTGGTGCCCCGGGCGGCCGCGCCCGGCCAGACGATCACCGCCCGGCAGCGCACCCTGCTCGGCCAGGCCGACGGCCTGCGCACCCCGGCCGACCTCGCGTGGGTCCTGGGCCGGCCCGCCTTCCACACCCTGCTCGACGTACGGCGCCTCGCGGCGGCGGGCCTGGTCGAGACCCCTCACACCCCGGCCCCGCCGCCGGCCGTGGCGCCCCTGCCCGACTGGATGACCGAGGCCCAATCCCCGGACGTGGCGCTGCTCCGCCGGTTACGCGACGCACTGGAGGCAAGTCTGTGAGGCTCCCGCTGCGACCGGCCCTGCGCGCCGACCGCTCCGAGCGTAGGCAGCCCGAAAGGAGAAAGGCCGACATGAGTACGGTGCCCCCCGAGACGGAGGCCGAGATACTCGCGGAGCTCCGCAGGCTGCGGGCCCGGGTACCCCAGCTCACCGGCGCCCTCGCCGCGAGCGCCGACGGCTTCGTCCTCGCCCAGGACAGCGCCGCCGCCGAGGCCGAGTCCGTCGCCGCGCTCACCGCGGCCGCCCTCGGTGTGGCCCAGCGGCTCAGCGACAGCACCGGCCAGGGTGCCTTCCGCGAACTGCTCGTACGGGGTGAGGACGGATACGTCGCGACCTACGCGGCCGGCCTGGCGGCCGTCCTCACCCTGACCGCCGAGCCGCGTGTCAACGTCGGGCGCCTCCACCTGGAGGCCCGGCGTTCGAGTCTGCGGATCGCCGAACTGATCGACCGCACCCTCGGGGTCCGGGGTCCCGGAGCCCCGCCGGGCTGAACGCGCGCTCCGGTCGGCGGCAGGACCCGAGGGTCCGGCACGAGCCGCCACCGCTACTGCCAGTCACCTTCCCGTCACATCCCAGTCGTATCCAGTCGTATCCCAGTCAAGTGAAACGAGAAAGAGGAACCTCTCATGGTCAATGTGGACACCGCACTCAAGGAAGCCACCACCACCATCGAAGGCGCGATCGGTGCCGCCCTGGTGGACTACGGCAGTGGTATGGCCCTCGGTACGATCGGGGGCGGCAAGGACCTCGACCTCGCGGTCGCGGCGGCGGGCAACACGGACGTGGTGCGCGCCAAGGTCCGCACGATGGAGATGCTCGGCATCAAGGACGAGATCGAGGACATCCTCATCACCCTCGGCGGCCAGTACCACCTGATCCGGCTGATGAAGAGCCGCGGATCCTCGGGCTTCTTCCTCTACCTGGCCCTCGACAAGGGGCGGGCCAACCTCGCGATGGCCCGTCACCAGCTGAAGAAGATCGAGGCCGAACTGGAGATCTGACCGGCCCATCGGGCACGGTCGGCCGGGTCCAATCGCATCGTCCGAGTGGCGGACGGCTGAATTCTTTGCCGTCCGCCCTGGCGATCAGCCGCCTATGCCCCATATGGGTGGAGTTTATGACTCTGTTACAGAGTAGGATGCTGTGAGCAGCTGATCATCGACAAAGCATAAAACGCTGGAGAAACCGCCACCCATGCCCCCGCGCCTGAGCATCGTCGTCCCCGTCTACAACGTCGAGCTCTACCTCGACGAGTGCCTGGAATCGATCGCATCCCAGACCTTCGACGACTTCGAGGTCATCCTCGTGGACGACGGGTCCACGGACACCAGCGCCGTCATAGCGAAGGCGTTCGCAGCCCGGGACAAGCGCTTCCGGGTAGTGATGCAGGACAACGCAGGCCTCGGTGCCGCCCGCAACGTGGGCGCGCGTCACGCCGACAAGGACAGCGAGTACCTGGCCTTCGTCGACAGTGACGATACGATGCCCGACTACGCCTACCAGCGTCTCATCGAGGCCCTCGACGAGACGGGTTCCGACTTCGCGGGCGGCAACGTCAAGCGTTTCCGCTCCGTCGGCATGCAGCAGTCCTGGGGCCACCGGGCCGCCTTCGCCCGGACCCAGCTGAAGACCCACATCTCCAAGTTCCCGGCGCTGGTCACCGACCGCACCGCGTGGAACAAGGTCTACCGGCGCAGCTTCTGGGACCGGCACGGCTTCCAGTACCCGGAGGGCATCCTCTACGAGGACGCCCCGGTCAGCATCCCCGCGCACTACTTCGCGTCCAGCGTCGACATCATCAGCGACTGCGTCTACCACTGGCGCGTCCGCGAGACCGGCGAGCGCTCCATCACCCAGCGCTCCACCGACCCGATCTCGCTCATCGACCGCGTGAAGTCCGTGCGCCTGGTCCGTGAGTCCCTCAAGGCCAAGCAGGGCGCCAAGTACGTCCGTTACCTGCGGGACTACGACTACAACGTGCTGAGCGAGGAACTCCCGCTCATCTACAAGTACGTCGGCGAGGGCGGCCCCGACTTCCGCGCCGCGTTCGTCAAGGAGGTCGGCGGACTCGTCCGCGAGATCGGCACCGGCCCCTGGTCCGACCTGACCGTCGCCGACCGGCTCAAGGCGTACCTCGCCGGCGAAGGCCGCGTCGAGGACTTCATCGCGCTTCAGGACCACCAGCGCGACTACAGCTACAGCGTGCCGGTCAAGGGCCTCGCCCGCCCGCAGGCCGACTACCCCTTCCTGCACGGCCGCCCGCCGGTGCCGGCCAAGATCCTCACCCTCGGCCCGCGCGAGCGCCGCGTGGTCAGCCGCCTGGAGCAGGCGAGCTGGGTCGACGGCAAGCTGCTGCTGCGCGGCTACGCCCTCCCCGGCCACCTCGGCGCGGAGAGCCGCCTCGGCTCCCGCAAGATGCTGGTCTTCCGCGAGGGCGGCAAGCGCCGCCGCTCCGTCGTCAGCGCGCGCACCGTCGCCTCCCCGATGGCCACGGTGAAGGCCCCGCACCTCGCCCTGCGGCACGCCGACTGGGCCGGCTTCACGGCCGTCGTCGACCCCTCGATCTTCCAGTCGGGCGGCAAGTGGAACCAGGGGATATGGACCACGTCCATCGCCGTCACCGGAGCCGGCGGCCTGCACCGCGCCCGCCTGCGGGGCGGGGAGCACGACACCGGCCAGAGCCCGCCGCCGTACTGGGTGGCCCCCGACGTCCGGATCGTCCCGGCCGTCTCCGGCGCCCTCACCATCCAGGTGGAGATCGCCCGCGCCCGTGCGCTGGACGTCCACCCCGCCGGTGACGACGCCGTCGAGATCACCGGTGAACTCTCCGCCGAGGCCGTCGGCGCCACCACCCTGCAGGCCGTCCACGTCACCACCGGCACCGTCCTCACCTTCCCGCTGGACAGCGCCGCGTCCGGCGCCGGCCGCACCGCTTTCACCGCCCGTGTCCCGCTGGCCGAACTGGCCGCCGTACCGGACGCCCCGTGCGAGCCGGGCGAGTGGGCCCCGGAGCCCTGGAGCCTCTCGGTCATCGGCCCCGACGGCACCGAGCACCGCCTCGTCCACGACGAGCGCGGCGGGTTCGACGGTCTCGTCCTGCCCCTGCCCGGCGAGGAAACCGGCCGCTCCCTCTTCGCCAAGCGCGGCAACACCGGACACCTCACCCTCTCCGTGCAGCCCTCGCCGCCGCTGGTCGACGAGGTCTCGGCCGAGGACGGCACCCTCACCCTGCGCGGCCGCTTCGTCGCGCCGACCGACGAGCCGTACGAGTTCGTCGTGCACAACGCGCACGGCGTGGAGTACTGCTACCCGGTGACCCGCGACGGGGACACCTTCGAGGCGGTCTTCCGGCCCGTGCTCCCCGAGGCGTACGCCGGCCGCACCACGCTCCCCGAGGGCCGCTGGTGGCCCACGATGCGTCCCGTCGCTCAGGGCGGAACCACCGCCGGACTGCTCGGTGTCGACCGCGGTGCCCCCGTGCAGATGAGCCCCGGGCTCCTCTTCACCGGGCCGCACCCCTTCACCGTCCAGGGCCGCCGGATGCGGGTCGAGACCCGCTTCCACGACCGCATGGTGCTCGTCGCCGACCCGCTGATCAGCCCGCACGACCGCTCCAACTACGCGCAGCGCGTCGCCCGGTTCGAGACCTACCCGGCGCAGCGCGCCCTGCCGGTCAAGGACATCGTCGTCTACGACACCTTCCAGGGGCAGAGCTCCGGCGACTCGCCGCGCGCCATCCACGAGGAGCTGGTGCGCCGCGGCGAGAAGCTGGAGCACATCTGGCTGGTTCGCGACGGCCAGACCGAGGTCCCGAAGACCGCCCGCGCCGTGCAGTACAACAGCGTGGAGTCGTGGGAGGTGCTGGCCCGCGCCCGCTACTACGTGACCAACGACAACGTGCCGCGGCGTTTCCAGCGCCGCTCCGGCCAGGTCGTCGTACAGACGTGGCACGGCACGCCGATCAAGCAGATCGGGCACGACTTCGTGCACGACTACTACACGAGCCCGGACATCCTGGAGGGGCTGGAGCACGACAGTGCCCAGTGGACCCTGCTCGCCTCCCCGAGCTCCTACGCCACGCCCCTCCTCAAGCGCGCCCTCGGCTACGACGGCGAGGTCATCGAGGCGGGCAGCCCGCGTGCGGACGCGCTGGTGCGGCCCGACGCGCAGCGGATCGCCGAGGTCCGGCGGCGGCTCGGCCTGCCCGAGGGCAAGAAGGTCGTCCTCTACATGCCCACCTGGCGCGAGAACAACGAGGGCTTCTCGGGCGGCTACAAGCTCGACCTGCGGATCGACCTGGACGAGGCCCGCCGCGAGCTGGGCGAGGACCACGTCCTGCTGGTCCGCGGCCACCACCACGTGACCGAGCAGGTCCGTGACGGCGTCCGCGACGGATTCGTCGTCGACGTGTCCCGCTGGCCCGACGCGGCCGACCTGCTGCTGGTCGCCGACGTGCTGATCTCGGACTACTCCTCCGCGATCTTCGACTTCGCGCACACCGACCGGCCGATCCTGCTCTTCACGTACGACCTGGAGCACTACCGCGGCACGCTGCGCGGCTTCAACTTCGACCTGGAGGAGAAGGCTCCGGGACCGCTGCTGGCCGACTCGGCGAGCCTGATCGAGGCCGTGCGCAACGCGGACGCGGTCGGGGCGGAGTACGCCGAGGCGCGGGCGGCGTTCCGCGCCGAGTTCTGCGACCTGGACGAGGGCAACGCCGCCGAGCGCGTCGTCGAGCGGATGCTCGCGATGGGTGCGGCTCCCGCGAAGTAAGCCGTACGGGCGAATTTCGGGCTGAATGACGGACCGGCCCCGGACCACCGATGAATTTCGGGTCCGGGGCCGGTCTGTATGTGAGGGACGGTGTCCACCGTCCACCACCCCGGCCCGGAGGCAGAGATGAGCGGCAACGGCAACGGCAGCGGCAGCGGATTCACCACGTGTCTGTGGTTCGACGGCAACGCGGAAGCGGCCGCCGACTACTACCTGTCGGTCTTCAAGAACGGCAGGCTCGGCCGCA encodes:
- a CDS encoding roadblock/LC7 domain-containing protein gives rise to the protein MSTVPPETEAEILAELRRLRARVPQLTGALAASADGFVLAQDSAAAEAESVAALTAAALGVAQRLSDSTGQGAFRELLVRGEDGYVATYAAGLAAVLTLTAEPRVNVGRLHLEARRSSLRIAELIDRTLGVRGPGAPPG
- a CDS encoding TetR/AcrR family transcriptional regulator, translated to MRQNPQRRSALLDAAIEVLAREGSRGLTLRAVDAEAGVPTGTASNYFANRSQLLVQILHRTRERLVPDPADLAGTPDTAVLLARLLERMRRERSVHIAMLELRLEGTRRPELQTELAAFQGLELEANITWHLDAGLPGDRQGVVLMYLAMLGLIVDDLTAPAMLEAHPAQGLIETMVERLLPEKPAE
- a CDS encoding helix-turn-helix domain-containing protein yields the protein MERIIEEIREDLSRRIAVAADRLADRTLTEDPAYAALLGRAELRERIHHHLRQAVEGLTRSSRGLPVELAEARAIGALRAEQGLPLASLLRTYRRGGRLLWQSLTEAVAAHDRAALPRLLPGAAALWDVLDQMTDAVTESYHRTEAAHGDRDRERRAALLDVLLDGAGGPSGTADAEAAAVQLGLPERGRFAVVVLAGDGSGVHTAGTGRSASAPRVLWRVRADGEIGLVELGHHPLESVRDLLAPLGVRAGVGPVVGTPAELARAHRLAALALRTAPEAEGPGTALLDERLPAALVAGQAELAGRLRQVVLGPVLALPAEDRRTLLTTLGTWLTCRGSTSYAAQRLYCHRNTVSNRLRRLEQLTGRSLSDPRHVVELALAHSAVLQRAAAETASRPAVPDQRIAPTPGGTARRSPRRPG
- a CDS encoding DUF6461 domain-containing protein encodes the protein MADIADIEGLREISDVAEDAADGIRWLADWDQWFAGLTFARGIGPDELAARLGALPGVRPGPLGAAAAWSLVAETVDGDGVARVGRWGGWSFAVEHGLPAGAERLAEVSRDGVEAVHLDPQPDHPPKQFAYARDGELVCCFGLGEEVWRGGHRPDFLLPELIAAGILTPQGACARPADEAEGDRDRRVLAVLERRFGLSVPRRLIADTPLPAYVTCTR
- a CDS encoding APC family permease; this encodes MRRINAKRVLVGEPLDTARLGETLLPKRLALPIFCSDPLSSVAYATEEILLILALGGVALLHLTWYAAAAIVFLLIVVVASYRQTCHAYPGGGGAYVVSAENLGQTAALTAASALLVDYVMTVAVSVVSGVSAITSAIPALNDHEVALSVAFVVLLTLMNLRGVRESGRVFAIPTYGFVLVIYLMFAVAAVRLGTGDTIRAESADLPIIPVDTYTGLALVFLTMRAFASGCTALTGVEAISNGVPAFRKPKARNAATTLAAMGVLSVTMFAGITALAMSYQVHVAADPTELGLPPGTATSTALAQIGRATFGSWHFLFYLLQAVTAGVLILAANTAFNGFPMLASILARDRYAPRQLYNRGDRLVYSNGVVLLALAAIALIVAFDAELTRLIQLYIIGVFVSFTLSQSGMVRHWRKVLASPATPREERIHIHRRLAINAVGATLTALVLIIVLLTKFTHGAWLVVIAMPLLFLGMKGVRRHYEQVARQVAIAPDATPRRPAHHHVLVLVAAVHAPTLKAIGYAQGLRPDTLTAVTVAADEAEATRLREAWAEHDTGLPLKILHSPYREVVGPILAHVEELAADTATDMLSVVIPEYVVGHWWEQPLHNQNALRLKARLLFTPGVAVIDVPYLLESARSADPVRRDG
- a CDS encoding helix-turn-helix domain-containing protein encodes the protein MSRSDDILKVHRLAHAGGSAALLEWLASHLGGWVAVVDPEAEHGSAPEAAVRGAAELGARGVRSAVLHGADCATLLFALDGRRALAAVLEQPHHPDAPALLADAAVPLGLVLRAEEAGRREERVRRAEGQAREAVLHLLMNGWLSTAHQIAGTLGPALPDPMRMYVVECPTGRRAEVARLCRELTDGRAWIVRCPVYVRHLIVLAPPAPAAGAASGDPLAEALVEGARDCAVGVSGELALREAPTAYTQAFHALAVARGSADRHARFGPGPELALAAHEAGAAWAEALLAPLHTYAPRRPQDPGGQELRATAHAWLNFTSHATRLLKVHRNTLAARLRLIEALLGLDLARLADQAALSLALRLTSGAGPGPGAGAGPGVRAGAGSGGAPGTAAPGLDDVLRDPRLTDWARAHLSGLSGPDAPPGARDTVRTWLAHDAQLVPAAAVLGVSVPGARKRLTRIEALLERSLLQSPSARHDLWLAHRAEELAG